From the genome of Streptomyces sp. NBC_01116, one region includes:
- a CDS encoding FAD-dependent oxidoreductase has translation MNVVIVGAGMAGTMLAIRLARRGHRVDVVERRGDPRGRSGPEAASISVGLSERGRAALRDIGLLEEALAEAVPMRGRTVHVGGRVTHQPYGADDTEVLHAVRRHDLNIALLDAAASAPRVRLWFGQRVTGLAGTEVRTPDRTFRADLVVGADGAYSTVRTHLHRRVRAEFHLTHLDWGYREFTIPAVDRPEALHVWPSRRGLVVAHPNPDGSLTGTVFLPFDGATGFSGLRDPARAGAFLAEEFGDLADLVPDLVTQFLAHEPGSLVSVRTAPWQHDRVVLVGDAAHAVFPFYGQGMNAAFEDCAVLDACLAEHAPGDALAAFEARRRPHTDVLAELSARNFVELRDRVRSPVFLARKRIDFVLARLIPGWRTLYAMVSHSSLPYGDALARARRQDRLLGGLAGLGGLGGLTLLAAARRKRSGRC, from the coding sequence ATGAACGTCGTCATCGTCGGGGCGGGCATGGCCGGCACCATGCTGGCGATCCGGCTGGCCCGCCGCGGCCACCGGGTGGACGTGGTGGAGCGGCGCGGCGACCCGCGCGGCAGGAGCGGCCCGGAAGCCGCGTCGATCAGTGTCGGGCTGTCCGAACGCGGGCGGGCGGCGTTGCGCGACATCGGCCTCCTGGAGGAGGCCCTGGCCGAAGCGGTTCCCATGCGCGGGCGGACCGTCCACGTCGGCGGCCGGGTCACCCACCAGCCCTACGGCGCGGACGACACCGAGGTGCTGCACGCGGTCCGCCGCCACGACCTCAACATCGCCCTGCTCGACGCCGCCGCATCGGCTCCCCGGGTGCGGCTGTGGTTCGGGCAGCGCGTCACCGGCCTGGCCGGTACCGAGGTGCGGACCCCGGACCGGACGTTCCGGGCGGATCTCGTGGTGGGCGCGGACGGCGCGTACTCGACCGTGCGTACGCATCTGCACCGCCGGGTGCGCGCCGAGTTCCACCTGACGCACCTGGACTGGGGCTACCGGGAGTTCACCATCCCGGCCGTCGACCGACCGGAGGCGTTGCACGTGTGGCCGAGCCGGCGGGGCCTGGTGGTGGCGCACCCCAACCCGGACGGCTCGCTGACCGGCACGGTGTTCCTGCCGTTCGACGGCGCCACCGGGTTCTCCGGGCTGCGCGACCCGGCGCGGGCCGGGGCGTTCCTGGCCGAGGAGTTCGGCGACCTGGCCGACCTGGTGCCGGACCTGGTCACGCAGTTCCTCGCGCACGAACCGGGCAGCCTGGTGTCGGTGCGTACCGCGCCGTGGCAGCACGACCGTGTCGTCCTCGTCGGCGACGCCGCGCACGCCGTGTTCCCGTTCTACGGCCAGGGGATGAACGCCGCGTTCGAGGACTGCGCGGTGCTCGACGCGTGTCTCGCCGAGCACGCCCCGGGCGACGCGCTCGCCGCGTTCGAGGCCCGCCGCCGTCCGCACACCGACGTGCTCGCCGAGTTGTCCGCGCGCAACTTCGTGGAGCTGCGCGACCGGGTGCGGTCACCGGTGTTCCTGGCCCGCAAGCGGATCGACTTCGTGCTCGCCCGTCTGATACCGGGGTGGCGGACGCTGTACGCGATGGTCAGCCACAGCAGCCTCCCGTACGGCGACGCGCTCGCCCGGGCCCGCCGCCAGGACCGCCTCCTCGGCGGACTCGCCGGACTCGGCGGGCTCGGTGGGCTCACGTTGCTCGCCGCGGCGCGGCGGAAGCGGAGCGGGCGATGCTGA
- a CDS encoding non-ribosomal peptide synthetase codes for MVGMFRSQVARAPEAVAVVAADGTLSYGELDARARAVAGVLRDRGIGPDDLVAVAIPRGADMVVAVVAVLAAGAAYLPVDSAQPRDRVAAVLADACPALVLTAGELRALEAATASPAPVAEPDPACAAYVIHTSGSTGKPKGVVVPHAGIVHLVAAQRERFDVRPGARVLQYASVGFDVAVADLCMALLTGATLVLAPPEGLPPGEPFARFIAEHGVTHVCMPPSALAAQPDLALPSVACLIVAGEALGPDLVARWSAGRRMINAYGPTETTACATMSAPLADGPVVPIGTAIPGTGLRVLDETCAPAAEGELYIGGAGVARGYLGRPGPTAERFVADPWGPPGSRMFRTGDLVRVLPGGELLFLGRADDQVKIRGHRVEPAEVEAVLGAHPAVARAAVVARSGPLGAYLVGYVLPRGVSVPDLRAHLAERLPAHLVPDLIEVVGHFPSTPNGKLDRAAFAAPAPRASGALVDDLARLFAEVLSVDAVAPDDDFFALGGTSLTATALVSRIRVELAVDASVAGVFDASTPADLAEALSTNGPTDPADAPDPVDSARGRT; via the coding sequence ATGGTGGGGATGTTCCGGAGCCAGGTCGCCCGGGCCCCGGAGGCGGTCGCGGTGGTCGCCGCCGACGGCACGCTCTCCTACGGTGAACTCGACGCCCGCGCTCGTGCGGTGGCGGGAGTGCTGCGGGACCGCGGGATCGGGCCGGACGACCTCGTGGCCGTCGCGATCCCGCGCGGAGCGGACATGGTGGTGGCCGTCGTCGCCGTCCTCGCCGCCGGAGCCGCGTACCTGCCGGTCGACTCCGCCCAACCGCGGGACCGGGTGGCCGCCGTGCTCGCCGACGCCTGCCCCGCCCTGGTGCTGACAGCGGGGGAGCTGCGGGCGCTGGAGGCCGCGACGGCGTCCCCCGCCCCGGTGGCGGAACCCGATCCGGCGTGCGCCGCCTACGTCATCCACACCTCCGGCTCGACCGGAAAGCCCAAGGGCGTGGTCGTTCCCCATGCGGGGATCGTTCATCTCGTCGCGGCGCAACGGGAACGCTTCGACGTCCGACCGGGCGCCCGGGTGCTGCAGTACGCGTCGGTCGGCTTCGACGTGGCCGTCGCCGACCTGTGCATGGCGCTGCTCACCGGGGCCACGCTCGTTCTCGCGCCGCCCGAGGGCCTTCCGCCCGGCGAACCGTTCGCCCGGTTCATCGCCGAGCACGGCGTCACCCATGTGTGCATGCCACCGAGCGCACTCGCCGCCCAGCCGGACCTGGCGCTGCCCTCGGTCGCCTGCCTGATCGTCGCGGGGGAGGCGCTGGGCCCGGACCTCGTCGCCCGGTGGTCCGCCGGCCGCCGGATGATCAACGCCTACGGCCCGACCGAGACGACCGCGTGCGCCACCATGAGCGCGCCGCTCGCCGACGGCCCGGTGGTGCCGATCGGGACGGCGATCCCCGGCACCGGCCTACGGGTGCTGGACGAGACGTGCGCCCCGGCCGCCGAGGGCGAGCTGTACATCGGCGGCGCCGGGGTCGCGCGCGGCTATCTGGGCCGTCCCGGGCCGACCGCGGAGCGGTTCGTCGCCGACCCGTGGGGTCCGCCCGGGTCGCGCATGTTCCGCACCGGTGACCTGGTCCGCGTGCTGCCGGGCGGTGAACTGCTGTTCCTCGGCCGGGCCGACGACCAGGTGAAGATCCGCGGCCACCGGGTCGAACCGGCCGAGGTGGAGGCCGTGCTCGGCGCTCACCCGGCGGTGGCGCGGGCGGCGGTCGTCGCCCGTTCCGGTCCGCTCGGCGCCTACCTGGTGGGCTACGTGCTGCCGCGCGGGGTGAGCGTGCCGGACCTGCGCGCGCACCTCGCCGAGCGGCTGCCGGCCCACCTCGTCCCGGACCTGATCGAGGTGGTCGGGCACTTCCCGTCCACCCCCAACGGGAAGCTGGACCGGGCCGCGTTCGCCGCCCCCGCGCCGCGGGCGTCGGGCGCGCTCGTCGATGACCTGGCCCGGTTGTTCGCCGAGGTGCTGTCGGTGGACGCGGTCGCGCCGGACGACGACTTCTTCGCTCTCGGCGGTACCTCGCTCACGGCCACCGCGCTGGTCAGCCGGATCCGGGTCGAACTGGCCGTGGACGCGTCCGTGGCCGGCGTGTTCGACGCCTCCACACCCGCCGATCTCGCCGAAGCCCTGTCCACGAACGGCCCGACGGACCCGGCCGACGCGCCGGACCCGGTCGACTCGGCCCGGGGCCGGACATGA
- a CDS encoding MFS transporter, with translation MKPGGTSEPRSVRRVLIASTIGTAIEWYDFYLYATASALVFGPLFFPGSSAAGGVLASFATYAAGFVARPLGGLLFGHFGDRVGRKSMMVWTLLVMGIATFGVGLLPTYDTAGVLAPVLLVTLRVAQGIGIGGEWGSAVLLSTEHGPPTRRGFFSSWPAMGFALALFGSNLTFVLISGLPEEDFLTWGWRLPFLGSVVLVGIGIWVRLGIEETPEFVRGRAENRAARVPVIMVLRQWPRRVVIGILASLGTGSVIAMFTVFLVAHAAKAGPEVRSAVLTGLMIAALGECVTLPVFGALSDRFGRRKVMIFGYVVAVAAMVPAGAWLSSGDPTLIALVLVPALTIAHGAIYGGLAAFLVDLFPTMVRFSAIAVTYQVGVTISSFWPLVAVAVTGGSSSLLPVVALFAVVQTVAAIAVACAPDSRAGADLVADPAGEGRPVGRAVPGEVRDHR, from the coding sequence GTGAAGCCAGGGGGGACCTCGGAGCCCCGCTCGGTCCGGCGGGTGCTGATCGCGAGCACGATCGGCACCGCCATCGAGTGGTACGACTTCTACCTGTACGCGACGGCGTCCGCGCTGGTGTTCGGCCCGCTGTTCTTCCCGGGGTCGTCGGCCGCCGGCGGTGTGCTCGCGTCGTTCGCCACCTACGCGGCCGGGTTCGTCGCGCGCCCGCTGGGCGGCCTGCTGTTCGGCCACTTCGGCGACCGGGTGGGCCGCAAGTCGATGATGGTGTGGACGCTGCTCGTCATGGGCATCGCCACGTTCGGCGTCGGCCTGCTGCCCACCTACGACACGGCGGGTGTGCTCGCGCCGGTCCTGCTGGTGACGTTGCGCGTCGCCCAGGGCATCGGCATCGGCGGCGAATGGGGGAGCGCGGTGCTGCTCAGCACCGAACACGGCCCGCCCACACGCAGGGGCTTCTTCAGCAGCTGGCCGGCGATGGGCTTCGCGCTGGCGTTGTTCGGCAGCAACCTGACCTTCGTGCTGATCTCCGGGCTGCCCGAGGAGGACTTCCTGACCTGGGGGTGGCGGCTGCCGTTCCTGGGGTCGGTCGTCCTGGTCGGCATCGGCATCTGGGTCCGGCTGGGGATCGAGGAGACACCGGAGTTCGTGCGCGGCCGGGCGGAGAACCGCGCCGCCCGGGTGCCGGTGATCATGGTGCTGCGGCAGTGGCCGCGCCGCGTGGTGATCGGCATTCTCGCCTCGCTCGGCACCGGGTCGGTGATCGCGATGTTCACCGTGTTCCTGGTGGCGCACGCGGCGAAGGCGGGCCCCGAGGTGCGGTCGGCCGTGCTGACCGGGCTGATGATCGCGGCCCTGGGGGAGTGCGTGACACTGCCCGTGTTCGGCGCGCTGTCCGACCGGTTCGGCCGCCGGAAGGTCATGATCTTCGGCTACGTGGTCGCGGTGGCGGCGATGGTCCCGGCGGGCGCCTGGCTGTCCTCGGGCGATCCGACGCTGATCGCCCTGGTGCTCGTCCCCGCGCTGACCATCGCACACGGCGCGATCTACGGTGGGCTGGCGGCGTTCCTGGTGGACCTGTTCCCGACCATGGTGCGGTTCTCCGCCATCGCCGTGACCTACCAGGTGGGCGTCACCATCTCCAGCTTCTGGCCGCTCGTCGCGGTCGCGGTCACCGGCGGCTCGTCGTCGCTGCTTCCGGTGGTCGCGCTCTTCGCGGTGGTCCAGACGGTGGCGGCGATCGCCGTGGCGTGCGCGCCCGACTCACGCGCCGGCGCGGACCTGGTCGCGGACCCGGCAGGCGAGGGCCGACCAGTCGGCCGCGCAGTCCCTGGCGAGGTCCGCGACCACCGGTGA
- a CDS encoding sulfatase, translating into MTTQPNILFISLDTVRADVAYSGKYPGIERLRASGVSFTQAISSCPLTPVSHATVFTGLQPPRHGVRHLFREALDQRVPTLAERLSAAGYATGAVVSCPGLNQWYGMDRGFDLYDDEIPLLPDGRDPLSVGDVKLRGLALKRAPLVVERATHWLRSLDGDRPFFLFAHFFDAHWPYEPPEDVGVEVANPYEGEIAYTDHYVQLLLRRIAGMGHDIESTLVVCFSDHGEDLAGWYPNDHAGDLGHPYEEGHGCLLFDATQHVPLVISGPGVPVGTSVDSQVRLVDIMPTVLDHLGLDPLPSDGASLTEFFADGTGASREAYAETYFPQERAAASDEYPDLKALHAVRADGRKVIWEADGRQVWAYDLAADPHELGGRVLVSDEDA; encoded by the coding sequence GTGACCACACAGCCGAACATCCTGTTCATCTCCCTGGACACCGTGCGCGCCGACGTGGCCTATTCGGGGAAGTACCCGGGCATCGAGCGACTGCGCGCGAGCGGGGTCAGCTTCACGCAGGCGATCTCGTCGTGCCCCCTGACACCGGTCAGCCACGCCACGGTGTTCACCGGGCTCCAGCCGCCCCGCCACGGGGTCAGGCACCTGTTCCGCGAAGCACTGGACCAGCGGGTGCCGACGCTGGCGGAGCGCCTCTCGGCGGCCGGGTACGCGACCGGCGCGGTGGTGTCCTGCCCCGGCCTGAACCAGTGGTACGGGATGGACCGCGGCTTCGACCTCTACGACGACGAGATCCCGCTGCTGCCGGACGGCCGGGACCCGCTGTCGGTCGGCGACGTGAAGCTGCGCGGGCTGGCGCTCAAGCGCGCGCCGCTGGTGGTCGAACGCGCCACCCACTGGCTCCGGTCGCTGGACGGCGACCGTCCGTTCTTCCTGTTCGCGCACTTCTTCGACGCGCACTGGCCGTACGAGCCGCCGGAGGACGTCGGCGTCGAGGTGGCGAACCCGTACGAAGGCGAGATCGCCTACACCGACCACTACGTCCAGCTCCTGCTGCGCCGCATCGCCGGGATGGGCCACGACATCGAGTCGACGCTGGTGGTGTGCTTCTCCGATCACGGCGAGGACCTGGCCGGGTGGTACCCCAACGACCACGCCGGCGACCTCGGCCACCCGTACGAGGAGGGCCACGGCTGCCTGCTGTTCGACGCGACCCAGCATGTGCCGCTGGTCATCAGCGGGCCCGGGGTGCCGGTGGGGACGAGCGTGGACAGCCAGGTGCGGCTCGTCGACATCATGCCGACGGTGCTCGACCATCTCGGGCTGGACCCGCTGCCGTCGGACGGCGCCTCGCTGACCGAGTTCTTCGCGGACGGTACCGGGGCGTCCCGCGAGGCGTACGCGGAGACCTACTTCCCGCAGGAGCGGGCCGCCGCCTCGGACGAGTACCCGGACCTGAAGGCGCTGCACGCGGTGCGGGCGGACGGGCGGAAGGTGATCTGGGAGGCGGACGGGCGCCAGGTGTGGGCCTACGACCTCGCCGCCGATCCCCACGAGCTCGGCGGGCGGGTCCTCGTGTCCGACGAGGACGCGTGA
- a CDS encoding ParB N-terminal domain-containing protein → MSGTSPGTRPGDTPPTTFAPVDQPTDTCLVPVDQLTETCLVRVAGSCPDHVSTLAQCPDALPPILVHRPTMRVVDGEHRLRAARLRGDATIGARFVDGTEEDAFVLAVSANVGQGLPLTLADRTAAASRILSSHPHFSDRLIAATAGLSTKTVAAIRQRTTGETTQLHTRLGRDGKVRPLDASHGRMTASRAISNNPDLSLRAVARIAGISVGTARDVRERMRRGENPIPSRHRLSAEHRTESELPENSTPGNDAPGDGVGGDHGANGTSRAERERFLLSLRTDPSLRFSEIGRALLRLLDANTLDAAQWDRLAAAVPERWSPVVADLARDCAADWSALACRVRDQVRAGA, encoded by the coding sequence ATGAGCGGGACATCGCCGGGTACGCGACCGGGGGACACGCCACCGACGACGTTCGCGCCGGTCGACCAGCCGACCGACACATGTCTCGTGCCGGTCGACCAGTTGACCGAAACGTGTCTCGTGCGGGTCGCCGGCTCCTGTCCCGACCACGTCAGCACGCTCGCGCAGTGCCCGGACGCCCTCCCGCCGATCCTCGTGCACCGGCCGACCATGCGGGTGGTCGACGGCGAGCACCGCCTGCGTGCGGCCAGGCTGCGCGGGGACGCCACCATCGGTGCGCGGTTCGTCGACGGCACCGAGGAGGACGCGTTCGTCCTGGCCGTGAGCGCCAACGTGGGCCAGGGGTTGCCGCTGACGCTGGCCGACCGCACCGCGGCCGCCTCCCGGATCCTCTCGTCGCATCCGCACTTCTCGGACCGCCTGATCGCGGCGACGGCCGGATTGTCCACCAAGACGGTGGCCGCGATCCGGCAGCGTACAACCGGGGAAACGACTCAGTTGCACACCCGCCTCGGCCGCGACGGGAAAGTGCGGCCACTCGACGCCTCGCACGGACGCATGACGGCGAGTCGGGCGATCTCGAACAATCCAGATCTTTCGTTGCGGGCGGTCGCCCGCATCGCCGGAATATCGGTCGGCACCGCCCGGGATGTCCGGGAAAGAATGCGCCGCGGCGAGAATCCCATTCCATCGCGGCATCGCCTTTCCGCCGAGCACCGCACGGAAAGCGAGCTACCGGAAAACAGCACACCGGGAAACGACGCACCGGGCGACGGCGTCGGCGGTGACCACGGTGCCAACGGCACGTCTCGCGCCGAACGGGAGCGGTTCCTGCTGTCGCTGCGCACCGATCCGTCGTTGCGGTTCTCCGAGATCGGCCGCGCGCTCCTGCGGCTGCTCGACGCCAACACCCTCGACGCCGCGCAGTGGGACCGCCTCGCCGCCGCCGTCCCCGAGCGCTGGTCACCGGTGGTCGCGGACCTCGCCAGGGACTGCGCGGCCGACTGGTCGGCCCTCGCCTGCCGGGTCCGCGACCAGGTCCGCGCCGGCGCGTGA
- a CDS encoding DUF6875 domain-containing protein yields MLRHPAGDVTLFEPDHPDLPAAAAVVLAWARSYLCRPHPELGRGGDVCPYTAVSLERGGLFLAVHPGRPDLWAVLTAYRDWFPDLPPREGPGARYRTVLVVLPDATPGEIDRAQRELKHGFVERGLMIGEFHPGPPSAPGLWNADFRPMRSPLPLLAVRHMVAADAPFLRADPEHLAAYRRRFGDRGANR; encoded by the coding sequence ATGCTGAGGCACCCGGCGGGCGACGTCACGCTGTTCGAGCCGGATCACCCGGACCTGCCGGCCGCCGCCGCTGTGGTGCTGGCGTGGGCGCGGTCCTACCTGTGCCGACCCCACCCCGAGCTGGGGAGGGGCGGCGACGTCTGCCCGTACACGGCCGTCTCGCTGGAACGGGGCGGGCTCTTCCTCGCCGTACACCCCGGACGGCCGGACCTGTGGGCCGTACTGACCGCCTACCGCGACTGGTTCCCCGACCTGCCGCCGCGTGAGGGGCCGGGGGCCAGATACCGGACGGTCCTGGTGGTGCTGCCGGACGCCACGCCCGGGGAGATCGACCGCGCACAGCGGGAGTTGAAGCACGGATTCGTGGAACGCGGCCTGATGATCGGTGAGTTCCACCCGGGGCCGCCGTCCGCGCCCGGCCTGTGGAACGCGGACTTCCGGCCGATGCGCAGCCCGCTGCCGTTGCTGGCGGTGCGGCACATGGTGGCCGCCGACGCGCCGTTCCTGCGGGCGGACCCGGAGCATCTGGCTGCCTACCGGCGCCGGTTCGGGGACCGGGGTGCCAACCGATGA